In Maridesulfovibrio sp., the genomic stretch CAAACGTATATGGAGTGTTCTCATCAAGCATTTTAGCCCCCTTTAACTTCTACCATACCGCAGATCATGCATTCTGCGTCCGGCCCTTGAAATCTCACTGGCAAGAGCATGAATATTCCAGATAAAAGCTGAAATATTATTGCGCCGTTCCAATGGAACATCTTCAAAGTAACCGCGAACACGAGCTTCGCTGACCGCAGACATGAAGTCATCGATAGACTTCTCGAAATCCGGTTCATCAGGACAGTCTTCCGGACTCAGCGAATACTTCTCCAGCCATTCGTAGTGCTCAGCTGTTGCAACCAGAATGTCGGTCATAGCTTGCTCAATTGACGGCAACGGGCCGCCATACCCGCGGCGAATGATGGTGGACATAGTCATAAGGATACTGTGCATACGGCTGAATGACCTGATCAAACGGTTCAGTTCGTTGCGCTGCCAGCCTTGCAATCCCGGCTCGGCAGCCGCTTCACTAAAAGATTCCGCACAGGTATCAAGCATGGTGGACGCATCAATTCTGCTCTGCACCAAAACTGATTCGCTTACCCCGCCATGCAGATATGATTCGGTCAATTTCTTAAAATGAACTGATTGCAATTCAACGAGTGAAGCCATTTTCGTACGTAAGTTTTTGCGGGCCATATTCGGCCAGACCCCGAAAGAAGCGGCTACGCCGATAAGTATCCCAAGCCCGGTATCGACAATCCGCTCCACCCCGAACTGCCAGCCATCCGTAAAAATAATCCCCAATATCAGAATAACCCCGATACTCAGACAACATGAGAACGCCGTGTAGCTGAACACCCTGACCAGAATCATCAAGAAGAATGAAAGGATAACCAGAAAAAACAACACCGTATTGGTCGGATTAAAAAACAAGATCACGACACCGATAGCAGCGCCGGTGGCAGTGCCCCAGAATCTTTTCCAACCCAATCTCAGAGTACCACCGACAGAGGGACGCATGACCACAATCACACTGACCGGAAGCCAGACAGCGTGCTGCAATTCCAGAAATTGCGCCGCCATAATAGCGAAAGTGATAGCAACAGCGGCCTTGAGAGCGTGGCGAAATGGCACAGCATCCAGACGAAATTCTTTTTTCAAAGTGTGGAAGGCATCAGCGAACACTGCACACGCCTCCTTTACAGAAAAGCTTGCTCATCTCCGCAAACTCAATACTCAGATTCCTCAGCCCGTAAACAGCTCCCCACGCCTCAAGAAATTCATCACGCAATTCGTCATCGCGATTGTATGCGCCAAGGCGCAGCAGTTCGCTTTCAAGCTCTGCAATACCTTCATCAAGCCCACGCAAGTCAACTTCACCTTTTCCGGTGGAAATTCCAGCTGCAAGAACATCAAATGCTACAGCGCTACGTCCGGTAAGATCACTGAACTTGAAGCGCATATCCTTAAATACCGCACTATGCTCCGCGAATTTGCGGCTATTAGATAACCCTACAACAGCCTCAATCATTCGCACCAAGAGCGCGTACAGGCCCGAAGGGCCTTCATAACTACCCAGTTCTTTCACAGGGTCTACGTTCATGGCTTCCATGAATCTCCGATAACGCCGCACAGACTCCACTGAGCGATCATGAATCTCTGCGATCTGCTGTAAATCTTCCTTACGTCCTGAGGATGAGGCAACCGCGCGGAAGTAATCTCCAATATCAGTTAGGGCAACAGCTCCAGCACGAGTCAGAATCTTTTCAGGATTAATGGGCCACAGATAAAAAACAAAAACATACGCAACGGTTGATCCGAACAACACAGCCCCGGACCGCTCAAGGCCTACCAACAAAGTATCCGGCGACGTTAAAGCCAGCAAGTTGACGATAAGCGTTCCTATAGCAGCTGTCCCGGCGGCCACACCCAAAACCTGAACGAAGAAAACTGCAAAAGCCAGAAGAAACAGATATAGTTCAAGTCCGATATTGTGATTACCAATGACTGTTGAGCATGGAACAAGAAACATTACAGCAAAGGTCAGCCAGCGAGCTACAGCCTTACGCTTGGTGAGAGTACTCCCTGCGCGGAAAACCACTACAACCATAGAACCGTAAACAGACCATTGCACAAACTTGGTACTCATGCCCACCATATAGGCCAGCATCAGAGCAACAAGACAAGCACATATGGATTTGGCCGCATACTTGGTCATAAACAGACCAGGATCAACAGGCCTGATAAATATTCGATAAAATTCAGATACTAATTTCATATGCCTCCGGCGGCGCTGCAGCGGCTCTCAGCCGGGATTCTTAAACCCTTTTGCAAAAGGGTTTAAGAATCCCAAAACATTAAATCAAGACTTTGCCGCATACTGGATCAAAGCGCCATGCTAACCCATTAAATTCAAGAACAAAACGTACTGTTATGTTATTCATATAACGATTGACCGCTTCAGAATAAAGAATATTCTTGCCTACTTGGCAGCCAGTTTAATTATTTCCCGGCAGAACGCAGGCAAGTCGTCGGGCTTACGTGAAGAAACCTGATTGCGGTCTACCACAACTTCCTCATCAACCCATGTGGCACCGGCATTCTCAAGATCGTCTTTAATTCCGGGTGTGGATGTGCATCTGTATCCTTTCATGATCTTGGCGGAAATTGGAATCCACCCGCCATGGCAGATATGCGCCACAACCTTACCGGCATCATTTATCTCGCGGGTCAATTCCAAAACCTTGGGGTCGCGGCGGAGTTTATCCGGAGCAAATCCACCCGCGATAACCAGCAGATCAAAATCATCTGCATTCATGTCTCCGATTGCAGCGGTAGAACGGAACGGATAACCGTTTTTGCCAGTATAAACCTCACCATACTCCGGTCCGGCAACCACGACTTCCGCCCCCTCTTCAATCAAGCGGTAATAGGGATAAAGAAGCTCCATATCTTCAAAGACATTGTCAATAAACATCAAAACACGTTGGCCGTTAAGTTTCATGTGTGCTCCTTTAGTAATATGTTTATAAGAACTACCGAATATCAAATACCATAAAACCATGCAAAAAAGACCGCAATATCGTAAAAGATGCTGTGTCTGCTGGACTCTGACATTTTTAATCCGGACTAAAACACCTCTGAATAAAAAATCCCCGACTCTAACGAATCAGGGATTTTCTTAAGATCAAATCGACGAAGCCCAGCTATTTAAAAATCCAGAGGACTGCCGTGGTAAAATCAATTCATTTTCAAATAAATTAAAGTAGCTTATCCATAAACTCTTTAATTCTGGGATGCTGAGTTTCAGCGGAGAAAAACTCGGAGGGAGTTCCCTTTGCGATAAAATCCCCAGTTTCCATAAAGATAACAGTGTCAGCAACTTCGCGAGCAAACCCCATGTTGTGGGTAACAATAACCATGGTCATGCCGTCATCCGCGAGAGAACGGATGGTATCAAAAACTTCACCGACCAGTTCAGGGTCAAGAGCAGAAGTAGGCTCATCAAAGAGCATCATCTTAGGTTTCATAGCCAAAGCGCGGGCAATGGCTACACGCTGCTTCTGACCGCCTGAAAGGGTTACCGGATAGACAGTGGCACGGTCGGACAATCCGACTTTATCCAGCATCTGAAAAGCGACATCGCGGGCTTCTTCCTTGGATTTACCGAGCACAGTAACCTGCCCTTCCATGACGTTCTGAACAACGGTCATATGCGGGAATAGGTTGAACTGCTGGAAAACCATCCCTATCTCGGAACGCAGAGCGCAAAGATTTCTCTGGGAATCCAGCACCGGAGTTCCTTCTTTATAGGTATAACCACAGAGCTTGCCTTCAAAATGAATCTCCCCGGAATCAATGGTTTCGAGGAAGTTCATGGTCCGCAGCAGGGTAGATTTACCGGACCCGCTGGGACCGACGATAACCACCTTTTCACCCCTGCTGATTTTGAGGTCGATATTATTGACCGCAGTCAGCTGGCCAAAACATTTAACGACTTTCTTGAGTTCTAAAATTGTTTCCATTTAGCGCCTCTCGTATACCCCGACCTTGTATTCGATCTTCTCGAAAAGAAGAGTGAATACAGAGGTAAAAATAAGATAGATGACAGCGGCCATCACTAATACGGTTACGTTGAAATAGGCGTTGAACATCTGGTCCGCAGCACGCATGAGTTCGACCATGGCAATGGTGGAAACAAGCGCGGTGTCTTTGATCAGCGCGATAAATTCGTTAGCAATAGGCGGGATAATCCGCTTGTAGGTCTGCGGAATAATTACCCGGCGCATGGTCTGGCCGTAGGTCATGCCGATCGCTTTGGCCGCTTCGGTCTGGCCGTCGTCGATTGATTCGATACCGGCCCTGATGATCTCGGCGAGATATGCAGAATAGTTGATCCCAAGACCGATAAGAGCCGCAGCCAGCGGGGAAAGGGTAATACCTATTGCAGGCAGACCATAATAGATAAAGAAAAGCTGCAGCAACAAAGGCGTTCCGCGGAAGAACCAGATAATAAACCAGCTGATGGTAACAAAAGGCTGCATACGGCTGATCTTACCCAGAGCGATAAATAAACCGCCGACGGGAGAAACAATCATGGTAAAGAAGACCAGCAGCAGGGTCATGCTTGCACCTTTGAGCAGGTTAGGCATGAAGCGCTTACAGTCTTCCAGGGTTTTCTGCCATTCCGGCTTGGCCTCGCGGTCGAGGGAGGTCAGGAAATTCTGTGCTTCCACGTTATCCGGATATACGGCTATCACCTGCTCGGCATAAGAGCGGGCCTTAGCCGGATCTTTCATGGAATAACTGATGCGTGCAAGCTGCATGCGGGAATAAACATACTGCCCATCATCACCTTCGGTTCCGGGAGCGGGAACCTGCTCGAAGAGAGAGCATGCCTGATCAATCTTACCAACGGTCAGGGCATCGCGCGCCTGCTTAAGCAGGACGTCTGCATCCACACTGGCAGAGGAGACAACCGGAAAAATCAAAAGTGCAAACAGCAGAAAGAGCGAGGCAACCGCCCCGCTCTTTCCGAGTTTATTATCTAAATTAATCATTTTTTACCATTTTGCAGGGTTGGTGACATCTTCACCGAACCATTTCCGGGATATTTTACCCATGGTTCCGTCAGCAATCATAGCATCAATTGTTTTCTGTACTGCTGCGCGCAGAGAGTCTTCACCCTTGCGGAAAGCGATACCGAAAGCTTCGCTGGTAATGTAGCCGGGAAGGGCTATGTATTTACCGGGACGCTGAGACATGGAGTAGCGCCCAGCAATGTTATCTACAACAACGCCGTCCAGACGACCGGATTCAAGGTCGAGCAGAGCTTTAACGTTGGTGTCGTATTCACGGATTTCTTTAGGTGCGGGATTAAGGGACTTTGCAGCTTCAAGAGCAGGAGAACCTTTCTGCACGCCGACAACTTTACCACCGAGATCTTTGTGGGCTTTGATCTCTTTGTTGCCCATGGCGATCACGGCAATCTGGCCGTCCATAATATAAGGTTTGGAAAAGGAAACTGCTTTTTCACGCTCGGGGGTGATAGTCATGCCGTTCCAGATGCAATCGAACTTTTTAGCATTCAGGGAGTGGATAACACCTGACCACGCGGTGGGCTGCCATACGATTTTAATGCCGAGACGCTTACCTACTTCTTCAGCAGCATCAATGTCAAAACCGACCAGGGTTCCATCGTCTTTTCGAAAGCCCATGGGAGCAAAAGTGTCATCAAGACCGATAGTAAGCTTGCCAGCTTTCTGTACTTTTTCAAGAGAACCGTCACCAGCCATTGCGGTGGTTGCAAATGCCAGCATCATTGCAACCATGAGAATTACTAATACCCTTTTCATGCGTCACTCCTAAAAAGAAAATGTATTTGCGCTTCTGTAATGTGTTTAAGAAGACACAGTGAAAAACAGTTCCAGCATGCCTTTTTAAAATTAGAAGCGATGAACCGAATATCTCATGAAGCGGCAACATGCAAGACTGTATCCGCTCAAAAACTGAACTTATGAACCCTTTTTTGTCAAAATTGTGAGGATACTGACCTAAAAATGCCTATATAGATGACACATATTCCAGTTATTACAATTCAAACAAATACAGCAAGAATATTCCCAGCGTGCTGGGTAAATTTAGACTGTTTGATTTTCCTCCGCAAAGCGGTTGCTAAACTTTTTCTGTATGTGTTAATTTAGAATTAACTGATATTCCCACCAGTTTTAACAAGGAGACTATACATGCCAAACCTTAGATCGTGGGGAAGCCGTGAAATCGAACGATTGAAAACCGACATGGACAAGCTGTTCAACAGCCTCTGCCATGATTATGGCATCCCTTCCGTATGCGGAATAATAGACTGCACCCCTCAGACAACAATGCAGGAATCCGGAAATGCCCTTGAGGTAAAAACCACAATGCCGGGATTTCATGCCGAAGACCTTGAAGTAAAAGTAACCGAAACTTCCATGACCATTTCCGGCAAAAAGAACATCACTTTCAGCGGCGGCCGTAGAAACAGCCATTTCAAGAAAACCATTCCCCTGCCCTGCCGGGTGGACCCCGAGAATGTCGCCGCTACCTTTAAGGACGGCGTACTTACAATCGTGCTTGATAAATGCATCATCAAACCTCAAAAAATTATCACAATAACAGCTGAATAGTCATAAACCGGAGACAGCCATGACCAGCATCCTGAAAGACCGAGAACTGCCACTTGAAAAACTTAGATGGACCCTTGCCCCAGAGGAGCTTCCCTTTGACACTACAGCCGACATTTCCCCAGAAGATAAAATAATAGGTCAGTGCCGAGGAGTTGAGGCTTTCCGTTTCGGAATGGGGATGGGCTTGAAAGGCTACAATATCTTTGTGACCGGCCCGGCCAATAGCGGAAAGCAAGCTATGGTAAAAAAAATGCTAACCGAGCTGTCAAAATCAGATAAGAGCCCTGATGATTTGCTCTACGTCAATAACTTCAAAGCCACTGAATCACCTATCCTGATTCACATGCCTGCGGGAAAAGGAGCCATATTAAAAAAGGATATTCACGATTTTCTTGAAGGTATTAAACGCGAAGTACCTCAGCTTTTCGAGAGTCAGGAATACATTGCCCGCAAGAATGAAATTATTGAAATGCACGAAAAGCAGACCCGTGAATTCTTCCAGGGAGTAGAAGATAAGGTAAAAGATTCGGGTCTGGTTATAGTTAATATGCAGATGGGCCAGTTCCAGCGCCCGGATGTTGTTCCGCTGGTGGACGGAGAACCGATCCGCATGATTCAGCTGGAGGAAAAAGTCGAAAAAGGCCGCTTCCCTCGTGAAGAATTTGAAAAGCTGAAAGAAAAGCAGAAGGAGCTGAAGGAAGAAATCGACAGTATTCTCGCGCAGGTCCGTAAACTGCAAAAGGAAGTTAAGAAAAAAAGCGAAGACGTGGATAAACTTATGTTCATGACACTCGCACAGGACCTGATTGCCCCGCTCAAGGAAAAATATACCGACACCAAGATCCTAAAATATTTTGACGAAATGCTGGAAGAAATGAGCAACGACCTCGATTCCCTGCGTATGATCGGCAGAAAACCGCATGCAGGGGAAGGCGGCATGATGTTCATGCCTCCGCAGGCCGACGCCATCCTGCACCCCTATCAGGTCAACCTGCTGGTGGATAACACTGAACAGGAAAGCCCGCCTGTAATATTTGAATCCTATCCCACCTACCGTAACCTGTTCGGCTCTATTGAGCGTGTAATGGATAGACACGGCGGTTGGCGGACAGACTTCACCAAAATCAAGGCCGGGTCTTTCATTAAGGCTAACGGCGGTTATCTGGTCATTAACCTGATGGATGCCATTGTAGAACCGGGCGTCTGGCCCACCTTGAAGCGTTCCCTGAAAACCGAAAAAATCGAAATCCAGACCTTCGACCCATACTATTTCATTTCCTCCACCGGACTAAAGCCTGAACCAATTGATATGGATGTAAAGGTGGTCGTGCTCGGCGATCCCCATCTGTATCGGTTACTGCGGCATTACGATCCCGACGTGCCTAAGATTTTCAAAGTACGCGCGGATTTTGAAACGTCCATGGACCGGGACGCAGAAGCAATTGAGTCCGTATCCAATTTCATCAGCCGCATAGTGGAAAAAGACAGCCTGATGCCCTTTGACAGAACCGGAGTAGCGGCCATAATCGAACAGGCAGTGCGCATGTCCGGTCGTCAGGAAAAAATCAGCACAGCCTTCCCGCTTCTATCCGACCTGCTGGGTGAAGCCAATTACTATGCTTCCCGAAACGGCTCCACCACAGTCGAGTCAAAGCATGTTGATGAGGCTCTTGAGGCCCACCGCAAACGTTCAAATCAGACCGAAGAACTCCTGCAGGAAATGATTGACCGTGGCAGCATCTATGTTGACACTGACGGAGCAGTAATCGGGCAGGTCAACGGACTGGCAGTATACTCCTTAGGTGATTATTCCTTCGGCAAGCCTTCGCGTATAACCGCTGTAACTGCTATGGGTAAGGGCGGCATCATTAATATCGAACGCGAAGCAGATATGTCAGGCCCGACACATAATAAAGGTATATTCATCCTTTCCGGCTTCCTGCGGCGTCAATTCGCACAGGACAAACCTCTCTCACTAACTGCAAGTATAGCTTTCGAGCAAAGCTACGGCGGGATTGACGGCGACTCTGCATCATCTACTGAACTTTACGCCCTGCTCTCATCTCTGGCAAAAGTTCCCATTCGTCAGGACATCGCCGTTACCGGATCTATCAACCAGAAAGGTGAAGTTCAGCCTATAGGAGGAGTGAACCAGAAAGTGGAAGGTTTTTACCTCTGTTGCAAACACGCAGGACTGACCGGTAAGCAGGGCGTTATGATTCCTGAACCGAACGTCAAGGATCTTATGCTGCGCAAGGAAGTGGTGGAAGCAGTGAAGGAAGGCAAATTCCATATCTGGTCGGTGGAAAGTATCGAGCAGGGAATTGAAATCCTAACTGGAATACCTGCGGGCAAAAAGGATTCAGATTCCAAGTTTCCCGAAGATTCAATCTACGGCAAAGTGGACGCGCGACTCATCGAGCTGGCGGAAGGACTCAAAAGCTTTGGTGCAAGCGATGACGAAAAGGATGAGAAGAAAAAGGACACCGGAGGAAGCTGCGGCTGCGGCAAATAAGGGGTACAGATTCTGATATTCTGGGTTCTTTATTCAGATCTACCACGACAGTTTTGTAGAAGCCGGCCAATTCACTATTCAAAAAGAAGCGGGGGCGTAAAATATTTATTTTACGCCCCCGCTTTGAAATCATTAAAAAAGATCAATTTACAAAAATCCGGATACCCCTTTGATCTTCTTCAACGCAACAGTCAGCACCCAGCAGCTTAATGTCGACCCCAGCAATAACAGTGGAGCCTTAATAAACGGTGAGGCATCCAGACCAAGCAGGTAATAAGCACCGTAATAAACTGCCAGTGAATGGAAAAGATAAATTCCGTATGAACTGGCAGAGAATGATTTCCAAAAGCCATTGGAGCTGTTTACAAAAGCTTTAAACAAAGCAGTACTGGTCATAAGAACACTGTATGCTAATACGTTAAATCCGAGAGCATTACCCAGTTGTATGGGCAGTTCACTCCCCCTTGTAAACATCATTCCTTTAAAAGTAAGATAAAAAACAGCTGAAACAACAGTGACAATCAACCATGGCAGAATTCTTGGTGTGTACCCCTGCCGTGTAAACCAGTTTCTTTTCCACGCAAGGACACCAAGCCAGAAATAAAGCAGGTATACAAACACACGCAATGGCTGAAAAACAAGCAGGTAATAATCACTGATCCAGGTATCCACACGAAAAAACTGGTTCATTCCCAGAAAAGAAACCGTTGCAACAGAAATAAACAAGAGTGGAAGCAATGGTGAAGGATTGCGACTGATCCGTGGCGGACTCTGCAAACTTGGAAAGAATCTGTAGCAGCAGCTTAAAACGAGATAGAACAAAACCAGCTGTCCCAGAAACCAGAATACGGACTGACTGAACATGGAACCCCAGAATGGGCCAGCCCAGAAATCCATATAGCCTGATGCCTTACCACGCGAAAGAAGAATCATATACATAGAAGGAGGTGCTAGGAAAAGCACGCCAAGCACCCATGGAATTACGATTCTCTTGAATTTACCACTCCAGAATCTGGGCATGCCGTGTTTCTGCAAGGACGGCAGAGCAAAATATCCGGCGAGAAAAAACATTGCGGGCATGATGGGGACATCAACAAGCATTACGACATAGGTAAAAAACATACTCTGGGATGGATCAATTACATACCACCACTGAGGGGCAAACTTCATATAGCAAAGCGAAACATGCAGAACTACGACCATCAAAATAATCACAGCCCGCAGGTTATCCAAAAAGTACATACGTTGGTTCATAGCAGTTACACCTTTTCATTAATCACATGAGTAACAGACTGCTTTTTAAGCTTCCCGAATATGTAAGTCAAACACAGTCGACCTTTCAAAAAACAAAAGTAACAAAAAAAGGCCGGAGCAAAGCCCCGGCCCTTTATTTATTATTTCATACCGAGGTTATGAATTGCGCAATTCTTCGATAAGAGAAGTCAATTCTGAACCAAGTCTCATAAGCTCTTCAACTGCGACAGTTGATTCGCGCATAGCTTTAGCATTCTCGTTGGCAATGAGGTTTACTTCCTCAATACCGCGGTTGATCTGCTCACTGGCAGCAGACTGTTCTTCTGAAGCAGTCGCGATGCTGCGAACCTGACTTGCGGTTTCCTCAACAATATCAACTATACCTTTTAGCGCATCCCCGGCCTTAGTCGCAGACTCAGTGCTGGCAGCAACTTCGACAGCAGCCTTGGTCATGCCATCTATGTTTTCGCGGGTTCCACTCTGTATAGCGGAGATAAAATCACCAACTTCCTTGGTGGCAGCCATGGTCTTTTCAGCAAGCTTGCGGACTTCATCTGCCACAACCGCAAAGCCCCGTCCGGCTTCTCCTGCACGCGCGGCCTCGATTGCGGCGTTCAGAGCCAGCAGGTTGGTCTGGTCGGCAATATCGGTAATCACGTTCATGATTTTACCGATTCCATCAGCCTGATCTCCCAATGTTCCCAGCCCTTTTTCCATCTCGACAGTCATTTCCTGAACTCGATTAATGTGGGCCACAACATCGTTGACTATGGTTCCGCCTTTTTCAGCTTCTCCCCGTGCGTTATCAGCTGAATCAGCAGCCTCGGCAGCATTGCGTGCAACTTCTAATACACTGGCATTCATCTGTTCCATGGCAGTCGCAGATTCGGCAGTACGCTCACGCTGAGTTTCTGAACCACGGCTGGATTCATCAATTTGTGCGGTTAGCTCATGACTTGCACTCGCTACCTGAGAAACAATTCCTGCCAACTGGTCAGCAGCCTGCAACATACCTTCACGCTTTGCATTTTCTGCTTGAGCTCGGGCTTCCTCAGCTTCCTTGACAGCGACTTGAGCTTTTGCAGTCTGCTCTTTAGCTTGCTCAGCCATATGTTCTGCTTTGGAAATATTCTCCACCAGACCGTTAAGCATATTCCCCAAAGCCGTGTTCAGATCCAGGAGTTCACCGCCGAACATTGAATTATCCAAACGGATATCCATATTACCACCGGCAACCTCTTTAGCCGCATCGGCCATAACACCTATGGGTTTGGAAATAGAACGGGCAACAAAAAACATTGCGATCATAAACAGCACAAACGAAACTGCGCCGATCGTTAACAGATCGAGGGTAAGTGAATGGGCGTTAGCAAGGATTTTATCCATGGGGGCGCTGACAGCAAGATACCAGCGCAACCCGGTTCCAACGAACTCAACCGGAACATACTGAACCATTGATTTAATACCGGTATCAGCTGAAACACGGACTTCAAAAAAAGACTCGCCATTTTTCATGGCCTGCCTGAGCCCGGCTTCATCCTCGAAAGAGGAAACGTCAAAAATGGACTTACCGGCAAATTCTTCATTGGGATGATGTATAAGTGTTCCGTCATCCATCATCAACCACGCATACCCAGTACCGTAGGGGTGTATTTTCGAGACAACGTTACTTATCTTGTCGATGGGTACATCCACGCAAACTACCCCCAAAGGACGACCATCAAGCATGATTGGAGCACCGATAGTGGTAAGCATGAGCCTTTTGCCATCAACATCATAAGGATACGGAGGTGTAATGTAGGTCTTGCGTCTTTCGATCGGTTTCAGATAGTAATCGCCGTCACCGGGAATAAAATATTCAGCAAGAGGGACAACTTTCATCTCGTCACCGGCACGGAAAACATATGGAATGTGACGACCTGTTTTATCATGCATCTCTGTATTGGCATACTCTGCATCGCGGCCGTCAAAAGCATTAGGTTCCCAGGCGTTACAACCACCGATAAAGTTATCGTTTCCTTTAATCAGACCGATCAGCATTGAAATAGCGTCTTTGCGGCTCAATTCTATTTTTTCACGTCTTATCTGCGCAAATGTGCTCGCCAAACCTTCGGCCTGTCCCTGAGCATGGGTCATATAGTTCCTGATCAGGCCACAATACTCTCCGGCGAGGGCCGAAATTTCCTTCCTTGCCACCTTCTCAATGGCCGCAGAGCTGCTTTCAGTTGCAAAATATTCCATACTGCCTACAGTCAACAGAAGCAACGCCCCTACCGGCAGCATGATCTTGTACATCATCCTCAAATTTTTAAACCATCTCATCTAAGCACCGCCTCAATTAAGGTTGTCAATGGGCCCCTCACTATACCCTTTTTCGTTTGTTATTTTCATTTTCGCTACATGTCAACTTTTGATATTTCGCGCCATATATGGCACACAAAAACGACGATTTATGAAATAGATTTCTCTTTAATTATTCATCCGGAACTTTACCCAAATACGCTTCCAGTTTACGCCGCAGGAATGCACCAAGGACATAAATGAGTATAAATACAATTGCTATTGTCACAGCCATGATGCAGGAAGCACAAGCAATCTGCCCTGCTCCCAAAAGTGAAGCCATCGGCAAGTTTTCCACGCTGAGCGGAAAATTTACTAAAGGAACTAATTACCGCTGTATCGTCTCCGGCATCGGGATAGCTCGTGCGGCAGAAGCAGCAGCCATGCTTTGCGCAGAGAAACCGGATTTATTACTGAGTATCGGCGTATCAGGAGGTTTGGCTCCAGGGATAGATGCCGGAAGCATAATAGCGGCCACAACTATCCATTCAGATATTGCCGAGTTCAATTCGTGGCATGAAACCGAAAATGACTTAAAGCTGCGCAATGAGCTTATTTCGGCATGCGGAAAAATTCAGTGCGGGAAATTGATAACCGCAGCGAAGCCTGTGCTCACCCCGCAGGAGAAGCTTTTCATG encodes the following:
- a CDS encoding AAA family ATPase, which encodes MTSILKDRELPLEKLRWTLAPEELPFDTTADISPEDKIIGQCRGVEAFRFGMGMGLKGYNIFVTGPANSGKQAMVKKMLTELSKSDKSPDDLLYVNNFKATESPILIHMPAGKGAILKKDIHDFLEGIKREVPQLFESQEYIARKNEIIEMHEKQTREFFQGVEDKVKDSGLVIVNMQMGQFQRPDVVPLVDGEPIRMIQLEEKVEKGRFPREEFEKLKEKQKELKEEIDSILAQVRKLQKEVKKKSEDVDKLMFMTLAQDLIAPLKEKYTDTKILKYFDEMLEEMSNDLDSLRMIGRKPHAGEGGMMFMPPQADAILHPYQVNLLVDNTEQESPPVIFESYPTYRNLFGSIERVMDRHGGWRTDFTKIKAGSFIKANGGYLVINLMDAIVEPGVWPTLKRSLKTEKIEIQTFDPYYFISSTGLKPEPIDMDVKVVVLGDPHLYRLLRHYDPDVPKIFKVRADFETSMDRDAEAIESVSNFISRIVEKDSLMPFDRTGVAAIIEQAVRMSGRQEKISTAFPLLSDLLGEANYYASRNGSTTVESKHVDEALEAHRKRSNQTEELLQEMIDRGSIYVDTDGAVIGQVNGLAVYSLGDYSFGKPSRITAVTAMGKGGIINIEREADMSGPTHNKGIFILSGFLRRQFAQDKPLSLTASIAFEQSYGGIDGDSASSTELYALLSSLAKVPIRQDIAVTGSINQKGEVQPIGGVNQKVEGFYLCCKHAGLTGKQGVMIPEPNVKDLMLRKEVVEAVKEGKFHIWSVESIEQGIEILTGIPAGKKDSDSKFPEDSIYGKVDARLIELAEGLKSFGASDDEKDEKKKDTGGSCGCGK
- a CDS encoding acyltransferase family protein is translated as MNQRMYFLDNLRAVIILMVVVLHVSLCYMKFAPQWWYVIDPSQSMFFTYVVMLVDVPIMPAMFFLAGYFALPSLQKHGMPRFWSGKFKRIVIPWVLGVLFLAPPSMYMILLSRGKASGYMDFWAGPFWGSMFSQSVFWFLGQLVLFYLVLSCCYRFFPSLQSPPRISRNPSPLLPLLFISVATVSFLGMNQFFRVDTWISDYYLLVFQPLRVFVYLLYFWLGVLAWKRNWFTRQGYTPRILPWLIVTVVSAVFYLTFKGMMFTRGSELPIQLGNALGFNVLAYSVLMTSTALFKAFVNSSNGFWKSFSASSYGIYLFHSLAVYYGAYYLLGLDASPFIKAPLLLLGSTLSCWVLTVALKKIKGVSGFL
- a CDS encoding methyl-accepting chemotaxis protein, encoding MRWFKNLRMMYKIMLPVGALLLLTVGSMEYFATESSSAAIEKVARKEISALAGEYCGLIRNYMTHAQGQAEGLASTFAQIRREKIELSRKDAISMLIGLIKGNDNFIGGCNAWEPNAFDGRDAEYANTEMHDKTGRHIPYVFRAGDEMKVVPLAEYFIPGDGDYYLKPIERRKTYITPPYPYDVDGKRLMLTTIGAPIMLDGRPLGVVCVDVPIDKISNVVSKIHPYGTGYAWLMMDDGTLIHHPNEEFAGKSIFDVSSFEDEAGLRQAMKNGESFFEVRVSADTGIKSMVQYVPVEFVGTGLRWYLAVSAPMDKILANAHSLTLDLLTIGAVSFVLFMIAMFFVARSISKPIGVMADAAKEVAGGNMDIRLDNSMFGGELLDLNTALGNMLNGLVENISKAEHMAEQAKEQTAKAQVAVKEAEEARAQAENAKREGMLQAADQLAGIVSQVASASHELTAQIDESSRGSETQRERTAESATAMEQMNASVLEVARNAAEAADSADNARGEAEKGGTIVNDVVAHINRVQEMTVEMEKGLGTLGDQADGIGKIMNVITDIADQTNLLALNAAIEAARAGEAGRGFAVVADEVRKLAEKTMAATKEVGDFISAIQSGTRENIDGMTKAAVEVAASTESATKAGDALKGIVDIVEETASQVRSIATASEEQSAASEQINRGIEEVNLIANENAKAMRESTVAVEELMRLGSELTSLIEELRNS
- a CDS encoding phosphorylase encodes the protein MSINTIAIVTAMMQEAQAICPAPKSEAIGKFSTLSGKFTKGTNYRCIVSGIGIARAAEAAAMLCAEKPDLLLSIGVSGGLAPGIDAGSIIAATTIHSDIAEFNSWHETENDLKLRNELISACGKIQCGKLITAAKPVLTPQEKLFMFERTGAMAVDMESIAVAQAAKQAGIPFGCIRAISDDFKRGIPEESLAGVNENGQTQLSPILKAIIKRPGLILELIPMGRDYSKALKALGEIFK